Within the Apostichopus japonicus isolate 1M-3 chromosome 6, ASM3797524v1, whole genome shotgun sequence genome, the region TTTATATATCCATCTTTCAGAGAAATAGAAAAATTTGGACAATTAAGCaacatttgttgtttttctctAACAATAGCCTTTGTTTATTGGTTGCAAGATGTTCACTGCTAAGTTTCTATCTGCCCATTTCTTTAtcattctttcttcctttctttctccttttttaTCTCGAATGCTATTTACAGAAAGCCCAAGAAACATTCCTTTCTTCATCGTTTCACTACCCGGTCATTTAGGATCGGGGCCACACTAACCTGCTCTTATGTTTGTCTCCGTGTCTCGGCACATAGTTTATGTTTGGTGGCGGGCCAGGGTACGGCTTGGCAAACTCCACACGGACCTGCTTCCCACAGACGTATCTACAAAGAAGTGGTGACGTCGAGGTTAAATTGCGATGTTACTATTATTTTAAAGGCAACTGATAACATATTGCAAAGTGccctcccaccacccccctTCCCGCTCTGCCCTTGACCTCTCCAAGTCATTGCCCCTTTCCTCTGCCAGCCATTTCTGAAGCTTTCATTGTTATGAAATTTTAAGTACAGAGACTTTGAAAGCTATATTTAAGAAAAGATTCTAATGTACAGTATCGGATTTCAAGGAGAAAACAACAAGAAGATTTAACAGCCTAAGGAAAGCTTTTGAGGAGCATTTGCCCAGACGGCATGTCATACCCCTGTAATCCAACTTCCtggaatacagtacagttgaagTTTTACCCAGTCAAACTATGCTAATACAaacaatcaaccatatctcgagttacgggtaagatattgagatggtTTCCAACTACCCTGTAAAATAACAGTATGGAATAATTCTCTGTCCAATAAGTTTCACATTCTTCATCACCAGAAAATCCTTTTCAcccattttcttgattttaaaCTAAAAATCTGTTAAAGCTTACAGCGCTGTCCTTGATTCTTTGTGGAAAACAACAGAAAGGTCAAAGGTAACTATCAAGTGCTCTACACAAGGAAAGATGTGAGAGTACAGATGTCATGAGGAGACATGTAAGGGATATTAAAGTAAGATCTTTACCGTCCGTGCAGCTTCCTCACAGCATACTCTGCATCATCTCTGTGCTTGTAAACCACATATGCAAACCCTGGTGGATTCCTACATGGACAAAATATAATGTAATTAGAGGGCATTTGATGCATACtgtaaatttataaaatattcaattatATTCCAAGTTTTACTGAAGGGAGACAATAAGCTCAAACATCTTCTTCATTTACAACACATATATCATCactgtatcataaatacagtaGTTCTCCTCTTATGCAGAAAATGGTCCGATATTTATTCAACTTGTCAACATTTGAGAAATATATCACGACTTTCATTTCATGGGAGCTTGAACATGTTAATCTTTATATCCAGCAGTGAGTTGCTCAGTGTCTTTGGTAACGATGGTTTATATCGTTTCCACTTTAATATGATGTTGCTTAAAAATATTCAAGTTCAATATTTCACAAgtcacattattattattattattattattgttattaatatcatGTAAATACTGGAACTTTTTTTCTGCAAGTACACTTAACCTGTACAAGATTGTAAGTGTTAAATTACCCACGTAATATTTTGCTCAAACTGTCTATGAGATGATCACACTGTAgcttttatttcattaaaaatttgAACATaactattttatacattgtagtAATGTGCTCAGTTTCTCCAATAGGGGTGATCTTTGCCACTTACATGAACTTGTTTAGTATATaaatttcacatattttgtaaACACTAGCATCCTTTAAACAGAGCTATCTATACTTTCAAGGTGAACTATCTTCTCCTTAGGATATACTGTAGGAGTTGTCACACAATTGAACATtgcttcaaatgatttatactaCAAAGATACAACAACAACTAAAAAGCATCATGTGACAGCCACATGAAATACAGAATGTGGTATATTGCcaaaatattcttcaaatgAATTCCACATTAAGGACAACACTTTTTGAGGTTCTTGAACTTGAAACCAAATCCATTGTAATTAGCCCTAGGGGTCTAGGCCTAGGGCCCACTTATTGGCACATCCAAAAAATTCAGGCGTGAAATGGTACATTCTTGAGGCaaacttttaatatatttttataaattagtTTTATACTTGGTCTTAAGGCCTTATGCTACATCATAGTTCATACATGCTAGGTTGGGTTCattactagcctaggcctactttaaTTTTGTGTGTGCAAGGGGTCGGGTGAAAAGGGGGATGGGTTATGCATACAACGCCCTGGACCTAATGCCATGGTTGTTACCGTGTTGTAACTTAGTTTCGTTTCAATAAATTCTACAAGCCATTGATGGCTAGAACTAAAACTATTCTATTTATTTTAGACCTAAGTCAAACTACGTCCTAGCCTTATAAATCTAGCCTATATAGTACTAcaacagtactactgtagtatGACTACGACTACAGCCAGGCTAGGTATGCGCCTAACCTACGCCTAGGCTAGAGATTACACTGACAACAAACCTTGCGACCCATATGTCAATCAGAGGTCCAAATTTATCAAATTCGGCTTCCAGATCATACTTCCCAACTCTTTCACCAATATTACCGATAAACAGCCGGTAACCATTGAATGACTTATCGTACTGTGCGTAACGTGGCATGTTTGCTGCTTGTAAACGCGATGAAGTTCCGCCTAGTTGGAGAGCA harbors:
- the LOC139969169 gene encoding serine/arginine-rich splicing factor 3-like, translating into MPRYAQYDKSFNGYRLFIGNIGERVGKYDLEAEFDKFGPLIDIWVARNPPGFAYVVYKHRDDAEYAVRKLHGRYVCGKQVRVEFAKPYPGPPPNINYVPRHGDKHKSRSRSRSPRRSRSRSKDRQKRRSRSPDKSQRRRSRSNERRDRSRSPDRRQRQDSPGEEGTSYTRASDY